The following is a genomic window from Miscanthus floridulus cultivar M001 chromosome 14, ASM1932011v1, whole genome shotgun sequence.
CTAAAAGGAAGTATACACAGCCAGACAGCCTGCAAAAAGGAAAATGAGGCTATAGACGACTATTCTTTTGTTGATCATAGCCAGGCACTGTCTATTGGATAGTGTATTGCCAAAATCACTGCTTAGTTTGGATGTTAAGGGTACATCCTAAATGGTACAGGCATAATTTTTGTTGTGTACACCATCACTGCCAGCTCATCTTTCCGCTTTTCCTCAATCTGTATGGTGTTTCAGGAGCTGGAGAAACGGAGAGAAGAACTTGAGGCCTTGTTACTTGCTGAGCGGTCCGAGTTGGTCTGAAGGCTGACCACAGTGATCTAACAAGTTCTCTTCCAGTGTAGATAAATGTTTTTCTTGACGATAGCATACTGCTTGGTCCGGGCCATGAGTCATTCATCATAAGTCACTTTGTTGTAGTGTATCTTCTTTAGTTCCTCTGTAAGTATGGATTCTTTGTTATGTTTATATCAAAGTTAACAGATTTGAAACTTATTATCTCTATTCTATTTTGGAGTTGCATGTTCCTCATATTTGGCAGTTTGCATCATAGTGACATCTATCTTTTTTTATTACTGATGATACAGGATCACAGATGTTAGCAAGTTTGTGGATGATTTGCATCATATTTGACAGTTTGCATCATAGTTTGCAAGTTTGTGGATGATTTGCCACTCAAAGCTGATTTAGGTGCTAGTCTATCTCTTTTGGATACAGGTAGCTGATACTGTAGACTTATCATTGATGAATCATTAATTCATGTTTGTAATGGCTGACCATATATGTATGTCTTAGTCAGTGTTTGGACTTGGTCATGAATGAATCTATTTGTATGAGAAACGTGCACAATGATGTTACTTTTGTATTAATTTACAACCaaatggccttttattttttttaatgcaTTTAAATGATCTTGTCAAATCATCAGTCGCTAAAAACATTTGTAACTTCAAATTGTCTGTCGCTATAAAGTACTGGCAggctatctgtcgctaaaaagaCCATGTTGTCACAACAGACCAGTGATGGCTCCAGCTCCTGCTTTCTCCAGTTGAACCGTTTGGTCGGTTACTATGCTGCCACTATTGCCCTTGCATTGCAATGATTTTGGCATGGTCATCAATGTCCATTGTTCTTCTCAAGCTGAAGAAACTGGTTGATATGTATGTGACACTTTTAACTTTGCCATTATTCTTGTGATGATCAGGGCGTGGATGTTGAACCAATGGTGTCAGGCTTCTGTTGCTCGTATCCTGTCAATGGAAGGAAGTGTCTAAAGCTTTTGGCGGCTGAGTCATGGGACAGTGAACCCCTCGTCTGTTACGTGCCAGCATGCGCGGGGGAGGGGGGGTACAAAGATTCGCTTGCCATATCCCATCTCTTCAGCAATTTATGCTTCCCTCTATTCTAAGTTAGAGCTATGCTAATGCTTTCCTGCATTATTTATCAGGTGCCCTGAGCAGCATCTTGTGGCTTCTTGTAGTGGTGACCTAACACAGAATGCTGGTGTGTTTCCTGCAATGCAGGAATATGCCTGTTCCACTGGTAACAATGGTGTGGTCTATCCACAATCTGGGACAGGGTATTCAGTTGGTCGAAAGACAAAGGGTGCACACCTGCAACATCAGCATTTGGATGGTTGCATGTATATGAATGAGCATGGGCAGATGAGCGGACCTTACCCACCTGAACAGCTGTATGAGGGGCTCTCCACTGGTTTATTGCCTCAAAACCATGTTATATATGCTGTTTTCAGTGGGAAAACCGCCGATCATTTGTCCTTATGCTTTCTGAAACAGTTCATTGCACAATTGAATGTTGCTGCCATGGACTCCACCCCGAATGCATCAGTAGAGACAAAGAAAGTGGCTTCACATGCTAATGGTTCTTCTAGAAGTATGTCTTGCCCTTCTGTCTATATTTCTGTGTGTGGCATTCATTGCTGCCTGCCTTCCTGATTTCTTTGGTTCCTGCCTTCTTCCTCTTAGGCTCTTTCAAGCGAGTCTTGCTGGATGTTTGAGGATGCAGAAGGTTGCCGACAAGGGCCACATTCTCTTGCTGAACTTTCCTATTGGCATCAACATTGCTATATCCAAGATCTTTCAATGGTATGAAAATCAGAATGAAATTTATCACCTTTCTAGATCACACTAGTGCTTTGTGTACGAAAAAAATATATGGTGTGTGCACAACTGCACATGTGCCTTTTTGAATCTTGATTGCTTCTATTCTATGTAGTGCAGCACTTCCTTTGTGTGTGAGACACTTCTGTGATTTGATCATATCTGTAACCAGCTAGAGAATATTAGGGTGTTAGATATGCTAACGTGTAATGGTTTGAGGAGTTTCCCTCTCTTCTGCGGGAAAATGAACCTTTCGAAATTTGGTTCATTCATTGTCTTGAGCACCTTGGCACTTTATTTTAGATTAGCATATCACAGCAGAATATTTGATGTCATGATTCTTTCGCATTATTCTCATTCAGACGATTTGGAGGTTGAATATCATATTAATACCACATACCATGTGCAGTGTAGGACTGACAAAGATTTACACGAAATGTATGAGAAATCCAAGATAAGATTCTGTTTGAATTCGTGGCAGTCTTCCCCTGCCTTTTACTCACAATTTAAGATAAGCTACAAGTTGGTGTGCACCTAGATGCAAGTGCTCACTTATTTATGAAATAAGCGTTTAATTCTCGACACAATCTACATTCTGAATTAATCTGATACTTTTACTGTAGGTTTACCATGTTCATGGCAAATTTGGCCCATTGGCACTTGTATCACTAATTGGTATGTGGAGTGGGGAACACGAAGCTGCAGCTAATGATTATGCATCATTAGATAGCACAGACCCTCCAATCACATCTTTCCTTATCGCACACAACTGTGTACCGCCGCTCCACATAGAAATGCCTTGCCTAGAATGATCTTTATTTCACGCACACCTCAAGGAGCGGCAGGTAGGTGTGCGTGTCCGGCGGCACGAGGCGGCAGGCGTGCAGCGCGAGCGCATGGGAAGGGCGCTGAGAGGACGCGGCAATGCAGAGCACGGTGTTGAGCGAGAAGGGTTCGGGTCGGGGAGGATGCGGGTGAGGACGGCGACTGCGTAACGTAGGGAGGTGAGGTGGAAGAGGAGGTGCTTGGCGAGGAGCGGGTGTGCGGGCgtgccagagggtgcacgcgtGCAGCTGCTTGGCGGTGGCAAGGGAGGGCGTGgcgaggtggaggcggtggagCGCGACGCAGTGACACAGCGCCGTGTGCCACAGGCGCCGTCAAGCATGAAGTGCGCTCGGCTTCCGTGCGGTTTCCGAAGGAAAAGATGCGAGGAGCTGCTGCGTGTTCACATCAAATTGCTGCGGACAGGACAATTCCAATTGGTTTATAAGTTTTTCAAATCAGACTCACAAATTTATGTCgaacaaatttcaaatttgactcTGAAATGAAAGGCCGCGATTTTAACCAaattttgtttatataaattcCTAGAAGGCTAAGCAAAGACAGATTTTACCAGCACGGCGAGTCACAACCTGACAGGATACACAgttacacacacaaaaaaaacatcAAATATGTTTGCCAGTTtggtttttttagataaaggaagaTTTTATTAAAACCTCGGAAGCAATACATCGAGTTGATACAAAGCCAAAGAGGACAACTTCCGGCCTCTGCCTAACATGAGGCACACAGCCAAAGAAAGAAGAAACCTGGCACAATCTAGTGACTATCAATTCGTAAACTAGACCGCCACCCATGTGCCTGGGAGAAAAAATCCTTGGCCACCTGTGTCAACTATTGTGATACCGCTACAACTGTATCCTGCAAATCCGGCTTCTGCAGGATAGCCCAAGTACATAGCCAGTGGGTAACCAAATAGATAACCTACACAggagaaacaatttttttcttttcaaaaacaATATTATTCCTACTGAGCCAAATAAACCAACAAGTCACAGCTCCTGCTAGCAGGAGTAAAAGCTTGACATCTTTGTTGACACCTCTTAGCCAGCCATTGAACATATGACCTATAGTGTGGGGTTTTAAAAGACCTATCGCAACAAGAATAAAAGACCAAATTGAACAAGCAAACCGGCAGTCAAAGAACAAGTGCTTAATTGTCTCTTCTTTGTGACAAAAGCAACAAGTTTTACTACCTTGCCAATTACGCTTTACTAGGTTATCCTTTGTCAATATAACTCCTCGTCTTAGGTACCAtaggaaaaaaattattttcagTGGGGCTTTCACTTTCCAAATGAGTTTGTTAATGTTTGGGATATCAGTATGTAATAATGCTTGATAGTTTGAGTTCACCGAGAATTTTCCATTTGGATTTAAATTCCAGTGAAACTCATCTTGTTCATGGGCCAACTCTATATTAGCAATACGGGGCAACAAATTGTTCCAGGCTACTATTTTGGGACCAATGAGGTCACTTCGCCAAGAAAGGTTTGGTGAAGGACCAAAAAGAACCTCCATAATGGTAACGAGTTTAGGTCTAGCAATGTTGTAAAGACACGGATACTGTTCCTATAAAGACGAATTCCCTAGCCATTGGTCTTCCCAAAAACGTACTTGTGTTCCGTCTTTTACAATGAAGGATCCAAAGCGGAAAAAGTCTCGCTTCACCTTCATAAGACTAGACCAGAAATGTGAAACGCTATTTTTCCATTCCACTTGTATTAATTGTTTCGAGCCTAAATATTTATTGCGGAGTAATTGCTACCAAGTCCCCTCTGTGGTAAGTAACTTGAACAACTATTTACTAAGTAGAGCAATATTTTTAATATGCAGATCATGAATTCCAAGACCTCCTTGGTCTTTGGGCTCACATAATATGCTCCATTTAGCTAAACGATATTTGTTTTTTTGCTCATCTCCTTGCCAGTAAAATCTAGACCGGAAATAATCCAATTTCTTTTGGACTCCTTTTGGCAAGGCAAAGAAGGACATCATATACATTGGTAGGCTGCTAAGCACTGAATTTATCAATGTTAAGCGTACCCCAATTGAAAGATGTTTTCCTTTCCAACTACCCAGTCACCTCTCAAAACGTTCATCAACCTTCCTCCACTCAGCATTCCTAAGCTTCCTAAAATATATAGGAATTCCCAAATACTGAATTGGAAAATCACCAGACTTACAGCCAAAAAGTTCGACGTATTGATCAAGGTGGTCTTGGGCATTTCTGAAACAGAACAATTCACTCTTATGAAAATTGATTTTTAAACCTGATACTTGCTCAAAGGCACTAAGCAGCAGCTTCATGTTTCGGGCTTTCTCAAGGTCATGATCCATAAAAAGAATTGTATCGTCAGCATATTGTAGAATTGCGTATTGTAGAATAGATAATCCACCATCGATGAGATGAGGCACTACTCCACTAATCTGCCCTTCTACTTTGGCCCTATTCATAAGAATAGCTAGCATATCTGCTACAATGTTAAAAAGCAATGGGTATAAAGGATTGTCCTGTCGAAGGCCTTTCCTAGTTTGAAAGAAATGCCCGACATCGTCATTAACATTAATTGCTACACTCCCACCCAAAATGAAAGTTTTAACCCAATTTATCCACTTGGGAGAAAACCCTTTCATTCCTAGTGCTTGAAAGAGAAAGGGCCATTTAATTTTATCATACGCCTTTTCAAAATCTATCTTGAGGACTACCCCACTCTGTTTCTTTCGATGCAACTTATGAACAGTCTCATGCAAGATGACAACACCCTCTAGAATGTTTCATCCTCGCATAAACGTTGTTTGAGTTGGACTAATAACATGGTCTGCCACTGAATTTAGCCTATTGCCTGCaacttttgtgaaaattttgaagCTCGTATTAAGCAGGCAGATCGGCCGATATTGTTGAATCACGTTCGCTTCTTGGACTTTTGGGATAAGGGTAATTACCCCAAAGTTCAAACTAAAAAGCGGTAAATCCCCTACATATAGGTCATGGAACATTTGCATTAGATCCCCTTTGATGGTGTTCCAGAATTTCTGATTAAATTCAGC
Proteins encoded in this region:
- the LOC136504811 gene encoding histone-lysine N-methyltransferase ATXR7-like isoform X1 codes for the protein MVSGFCCSYPVNGRKCLKLLAAESWDSEPLVCYVPACAGEGGCPEQHLVASCSGDLTQNAGVFPAMQEYACSTGNNGVVYPQSGTGYSVGRKTKGAHLQHQHLDGCMYMNEHGQMSGPYPPEQLYEGLSTGLLPQNHVIYAVFSGKTADHLSLCFLKQFIAQLNVAAMDSTPNASVETKKVASHANGSSRSSFKRVLLDV